Proteins encoded together in one Terriglobus saanensis SP1PR4 window:
- a CDS encoding helix-turn-helix domain-containing protein, producing MKDTSQQFENVWDALADTTEEAGNLRVRAELMQQIDAIVRNEKWTQVVAAAKCGVTQPRISDLLRGRVSLFSLDALVNIATALGRKVRVEIEAA from the coding sequence ATGAAAGATACATCGCAGCAGTTTGAAAACGTCTGGGACGCCCTGGCGGATACAACTGAGGAAGCAGGGAATCTCCGCGTACGCGCAGAACTTATGCAGCAGATTGACGCCATCGTCAGGAACGAAAAATGGACGCAGGTCGTAGCCGCGGCAAAGTGCGGCGTCACGCAACCGCGCATCAGCGATCTGCTGCGCGGTCGCGTCTCCCTTTTCTCTCTCGATGCTCTCGTTAATATCGCGACCGCCCTCGGCCGCAAAGTACGCGTCGAAATCGAGGCCGCATGA
- a CDS encoding KdsC family phosphatase, whose amino-acid sequence MPFEATPDAIARAKNIKILLFDVDGVLTDGSIWVFPKPAGTEETVHSEGIAALQGKGGFGIHSTTFVEAKGFSAHDGLGISLARIAGLTCGMITKRVSDSVALRARDLRLEYLYMGQAHKMNAVREIMEKTGATLDQICFVGDDVVDLPVLRVCGLAIGVANARQIVKDTVHWITPHSGGQGAGRDAIEFILEAQGTLAHAIEEYCDEKSAIAAASDIGNGSN is encoded by the coding sequence ATGCCCTTCGAAGCCACCCCAGACGCCATTGCCCGTGCAAAGAACATCAAAATCCTCCTCTTCGACGTAGACGGCGTCCTTACTGATGGCAGCATCTGGGTCTTCCCAAAACCCGCCGGAACGGAGGAGACCGTGCATTCCGAGGGCATTGCCGCTCTGCAGGGAAAGGGAGGCTTCGGCATCCACTCCACCACTTTCGTCGAGGCCAAAGGCTTCAGCGCCCACGATGGCCTGGGCATCTCGCTCGCCCGCATCGCCGGGCTGACCTGCGGCATGATCACCAAGCGCGTCTCGGACTCCGTCGCCCTTCGCGCCCGCGACCTGCGCCTCGAATATCTCTACATGGGCCAGGCCCACAAGATGAACGCCGTCCGAGAGATCATGGAAAAGACCGGTGCTACGCTGGACCAGATCTGCTTCGTAGGAGACGACGTCGTCGACCTGCCCGTTCTCCGCGTCTGCGGCCTCGCCATCGGTGTAGCCAACGCCCGCCAGATCGTCAAAGACACCGTCCACTGGATCACGCCGCACTCTGGCGGCCAAGGTGCAGGCCGCGACGCTATCGAGTTCATCCTCGAAGCGCAGGGTACCCTCGCCCACGCCATCGAAGAGTACTGTGACGAGAAGAGCGCCATCGCCGCCGCTTCCGATATCGGGAACGGCAGCAATTAG